One part of the Thermoanaerobacterium sp. CMT5567-10 genome encodes these proteins:
- a CDS encoding GNAT family N-acetyltransferase encodes MYYKKLIGEKCYLSPMNVDDYEKYSEWVNDMEVAAGMLFASQIVTKEKEKEILETLSREYNFAIVDIKTDQLIGNLGFPKLDYINRVAEVGLFIGNKEYWGKGYGQEALNLALDFGFSILNMHNIYLRVYSYNKPAISCYKKVGFKEAGRIREAKRIAGERYDEIIMDILEDEYESVYIKKIVSEKNF; translated from the coding sequence ATGTATTACAAGAAATTAATAGGAGAAAAGTGTTACTTATCGCCTATGAATGTGGATGATTACGAAAAATACTCAGAATGGGTAAATGACATGGAAGTTGCGGCTGGAATGCTTTTTGCATCACAGATTGTTACAAAAGAGAAAGAAAAAGAAATTTTAGAAACATTATCGAGAGAATACAATTTTGCCATAGTAGACATCAAGACAGACCAGCTTATAGGCAATCTTGGTTTTCCTAAACTAGATTACATAAATAGAGTTGCTGAAGTAGGATTATTTATAGGCAATAAAGAATATTGGGGCAAAGGTTATGGTCAAGAGGCACTTAATTTAGCACTTGATTTTGGATTCAGCATTCTTAATATGCACAATATTTATTTAAGAGTTTATTCTTACAACAAACCGGCTATATCTTGCTACAAAAAAGTTGGCTTCAAAGAAGCAGGGAGGATAAGAGAAGCAAAAAGAATAGCAGGTGAAAGGTATGACGAGATAATCATGGATATATTGGAAGACGAATATGAATCAGTCTATATCAAAAAAATCGTAAGCGAAAAAAATTTTTAA